Proteins encoded within one genomic window of Theobroma cacao cultivar B97-61/B2 chromosome 7, Criollo_cocoa_genome_V2, whole genome shotgun sequence:
- the LOC18593244 gene encoding protein IWS1 homolog, with protein sequence MISVMGDNPLCRKDCVMKKQSVVEGKKRERGKEDPEINAMFDAVKRRRKVEKSPEEISLFVEKVLAELTIVAEDDAQLNREDQPAINKLKKLPFLAEVLSKKSFQLQFLDHGVLTLLKNWLEPLPDGSLPNANIRGAVLNILADFPIDLEQHYQLEQFKKSGLGRAIMFLSKYDEETVSNRRVAKDLIDRWSRSIFNKSTRFSDLRNDDIHVPVMKKPVSKPAMMEVKACDLDVSVAKEQKLSSRPSSLRQHVTRPEPASLVYTVRPQSKYNPEIARTFARQQRVQGDSRQRIEQRLKQLKASRKKPLQAAKLSAEGRRVLLSV encoded by the coding sequence ATGATCAGTGTGATGGGTGACAACCCTTTGTGCCGGAAGGATTGCGTCATGAAGAAGCAGAGCGTTGTGGAAGGAAAGAAGAGGGAGAGAGGGAAGGAGGATCCAGAAATCAATGCCATGTTCGATGCTGTCAAGAGGAGGAGGAAGGTCGAGAAAAGTCCAGAAGAAATCAGCTTGTTTGTCGAGAAAGTACTGGCTGAGCTCACGATCGTTGCTGAAGACGATGCACAACTCAACAGAGAAGACCAACCTGCCATCAACAAGCTCAAGAAGTTGCCATTTCTCGCCGAGGTTTTGTCCAAGAAAAGCTTTCAGCTTCAGTTCTTGGATCATGGGGTTCTCACACTCTTGAAGAACTGGCTAGAGCCCCTTCCTGACGGCAGCCTGCCGAATGCCAATATCCGTGGAGCAGTTCTGAACATCCTGGCAGATTTTCCGATCGATTTAGAGCAACATTACCAACTAGAGCAGTTCAAGAAGAGCGGCCTTGGAAGGGCGATTATGTTCCTATCGAAATATGACGAGGAAACAGTTTCCAACAGAAGGGTCGCTAAGGATTTGATAGACAGATGGAGCCGAAGCATCTTCAACAAGAGCACAAGGTTCTCTGACCTGAGAAATGATGATATTCATGTTCCCGTGATGAAAAAGCCTGTGAGCAAACCTGCAATGATGGAAGTAAAGGCTTGTGATTTGGACGTCAGTGTTGCCAAGGAGCAGAAGCTAAGTTCTCGACCATCTTCTTTGAGGCAACATGTTACAAGGCCCGAACCAGCTTCACTTGTTTATACAGTACGTCCCCAATCTAAGTACAACCCAGAGATAGCCAGAACTTTTGCTAGACAACAACGAGTACAAGGAGACTCTCGCCAAAGGATAGAGCAGAGGTTGAAGCAGTTGAAAGCATCGAGAAAGAAGCCGCTGCAAGCTGCAAAGCTTAGTGCTGAGGGTCGTCGTGTGCTCCTAAGTGTGTGA